Proteins from a genomic interval of Yarrowia lipolytica chromosome 1E, complete sequence:
- a CDS encoding uncharacterized protein (Compare to YALI0E06567g, similar to uniprot|O74935 Yarrowia lipolytica YlPOX2 - YALI0F10857g Acyl-CoA oxidase 2): MLSQQSLNTFTEPPVEMARERNQTSFNPRLLTYFLDGGEKNTLLMDRLMQEYERDPVFRNEGDYDITDVAQSRELAFKRIAKLIEYVHTDDEETYLYRCMLLGQIDMGAFARYAIHHGVWGGAIRGAGTPEQYEFWVKKGSLSVKKFYGSFSMTELGHGSNLVGLETTATLDKNADEFVINTPNVAATKWWIGGAADTATHTAVFARLIVDGEDHGVKTFVVQLRDVETHNLMPGIAIGDCGKKMGRQGTDNGWIQFTHVRIPRQNMLMRYCHVDSDGNVTEPMMAQMAYGALLAGRVGMAMDSYFTSRKFLTIALRYATIRRAFAAGGGQETKLIDYPYHQRRLLPLMAQTYAIKCTADKVRDQFVKVTDMLLNLDVSDQEAVPKAIAEAKELFSVSAGVKATTTWACAHTIDQCRQACGGHGYSAYNGFGRAYSDWVIQCTWEGDNNILCLSAGRALVQSNRAVRAGKPIGGPTAYLAAPAGSPKLAGRNLYDPKVMIGAWETVSRALINRTTDEFEVLAKKGLSTAQAYEELSQQRFLCTRIHTRLYMVKNFYERIAEEGTEFTKEPLTRLANLYAFWSVEEEAGIFLREGYITPQELKYISAEIRKQLLEVRKDVIGYTDAFNVPDFFLNSAIGRADGDVYKNYFKVVNTQNPPQDPRPPYYESVIRPFLFRKDEDEEICSLEDE; encoded by the coding sequence ATGCTCTCTCAACAGTCCCTCAACACGTTTACCGAGCCCCCGGTCGAAATGGCCCGGGAGCGAAACCAGACTTCCTTCAACCCGCGTCTGCTGACGTACTTTCTGGACGGAGGCGAAAAGAACACTCTGCTTATGGACCGACTGATGCAAGAGTACGAGCGAGACCCTGTGTTTCGAAACGAGGGCGACTACGATATTACCGATGTGGCCCAGTCGCGAGAGCTGGCCTTCAAGCGAATCGCCAAGCTCATCGAGTATGTGCacaccgacgacgaggagacgTATCTGTACCGATGCATGCTTCTGGGCCAAATCGATATGGGAGCCTTTGCCCGGTACGCCATCCACCACGGAGTCTGGGGCGGTGCCATTCGAGGTGCAGGAACGCCTGAGCAGTACGAATTCTGGGTCAAGAAAGGATCTCTGTCGGTTAAGAAGTTCTATGGATCCTTCTCCATGACCGAGCTGGGCCACGGCAGTAACTTGGTGGGTCTGGAGACCACCGCCACCCTGGACAAGAACGCAGACGAGTTCGTGATCAACACTCCCAACGTTGCTGCCACTAAATGGTGGATCGGAGGAGCCGCCGATACCGCCACTCACACAGCTGTGTTTGCACGTCTCATTGTCGACGGAGAGGACCACGGTGTCAAGACGTTTGTGGTGCAGCTGCGAGACGTGGAGACTCACAACCTGATGCCTGGTATTGCTATCGGAGACTGCGGCAAGAAGATGGGACGTCAGGGAACCGACAACGGCTGGATCCAGTTCACCCATGTGCGAATTCCCCGACAGAACATGCTCATGCGATACTGTCACGTGGACAGCGACGGAAATGTTACCGAGCCCATGATGGCTCAGATGGCCTACggagctcttctggctGGCCGAGTCGGAATGGCCATGGACAGTTATTTCACCTCGCGAAAGTTCCTTACCATTGCTCTTCGATATGCCACCATTCGACGAGCTTTTGCTGCCGGAGGAGGTCAGGAGACCAAGCTGATCGACTACCCTTACCACCAGCGACGTCTGCTCCCCCTCATGGCCCAGACATATGCCATCAAGTGCACCGCCGATAAGGTCAGAGATCAGTTCGTCAAGGTCACCGACATGCTCCTAAACCTCGATGTTTCTGACCAAGAGGCCGTGCCCAAGGCCATTGCCGAGGCTAAGGAGCTCTtctctgtttctgctggTGTCAAGGCTACCACAACTTGGGCTTGCGCACACACCATTGACCAGTGCAGACAGGCGTGTGGAGGCCACGGATACTCTGCTTACAACGGTTTTGGACGTGCTTACTCCGATTGGGTGATCCAGTGCACCTGGGAGGGAGACAATAACattctgtgtctgtcagCTGGCAGAGCTCTGGTCCAGTCTAACCGAGCTGTCCGGGCTGGCAAGCCCATTGGAGGTCCTACCGCCTACCTGGCTGCTCCCGCTGGTTCCCCCAAGCTCGCTGGTCGAAACTTGTACGACCCCAAGGTCATGATTGGGGCCTGGGAGACTGTTTCCCGAGCTCTGATCAACCGAACCACCGATGAGTTTGAggtgctggccaagaagggtcTGTCTACTGCCCAGGCCTACGAGGAGCTGTCCCAGCAACGATTCCTGTGTACTCGAATCCACACCCGTCTGTACATGGTCAAGAACTTCTACGAGCGAattgccgaggagggcacCGAGTTCACCAAGGAGCCTCTTACCAGACTTGCCAACCTGTACGCCTTCTGGTCCGTcgaagaggaggctggAATCTTCCTCCGAGAGGGCTACATCACTCCCCAGGAGCTCAAGTACATCAGTGCCGAGATCCGAAAGCAGCTCTTGGAGGTGCGAAAGGACGTCATTGGCTACACCGATGCCTTCAACGTGCCTGATTTTTTCCTCAACTCTGCCATTGGACGAGCTGACGGAGATGTCTACAAGAACTACTTCAAGGTGGTCAACACTCAGAACCCTCCCCAAGACCCTCGACCTCCTTATTACGAGTCTGTCATTAGACCCTTCCTGTTCCGAaaggacgaggatgaggaaATTTGCTCTCTTGAGGATGAGTAG
- a CDS encoding uncharacterized protein (Compare to YALI0E06655g, similar to uniprot|P32794 Saccharomyces cerevisiae YLR397c AFG2), which translates to MSTIQPHLFPYLSLSHPAFINKLPLACIISCTIFNFLIIITMAPKSSSTSKKKSSSTKDDGEVKEKPVKIPDLFIVRPQGETQAAVTHNKNIYKVGLHPKILEALGLNNNEFVSVYREGDRGVGGTVCAIPEAVEDPDLVDINVVTVSAGLKDAGALLFGDRVKVERYKTKMDMASLVSVRINTPNSPEQAVIDATTTDLKKLAMVSPGLSMEVKIESGEYVNVTVTDVGDTDLGSLSLEQSELKNHVSYWSPLFLLEDTQVVVSTRNCWELPKTTTYKSIGGLDQHIVELKSTIELPLHHPSLFSRFGISPPRGVLLHGPPGTGKTMLLRAVAQESNAHVLTINGPSIVSKYLGETESSLRAIFEEARKYQPAIVFIDEIDALVPRRDGDESGQAESRVVATLLTLMDGMSQSASAKIVVVGSTNRPNAIDPALRRAGRFDREVEIGIPNAEARLSILSIQMADMPHNMSEEDIQYISSITHGYVGADLSALCREGVMNAINRGLEEHGSALNAVNSGLEVTMPDLERALLDVRPSAMREIFLEKPSTTWSDIGGQSGVKEKLKQMVEWPLTKADTMKNLGITPPRGVLLYGPPGCSKTLIAKALANESGLNFLSVKGPELFNKYVGESERAVREIFRKARAAAPSIIFFDEIDALSTARGHSEAGAGGERVLTSLLTEMDGIESLNGVMVLAATNRPDVIDSALMRPGRLSRLLYVGPPDEHARQQILKIRTKNMCLGSEVDLEEIAKTTEGMTGAEIVALCEEAGLYAMSQDEDAKEVTKKDFDHVLKGARRGVTEEMLKYFVDWAEGNSPA; encoded by the coding sequence ATGTCTACTATTCAACCTCATCTCTTCCCATATCTATCACTGTCCCACCCCGCCTTCATCAATAAGCTCCCTTTAGCTTGCATAATTTCATGCACAATTTTTAATTTTCttatcatcatcaccatggcGCCCAAAAGCTCGTCTACCAGCAAGAAAAAGTCGTCTTCGACCAAGGACGATGGCGAGGTGAAAGAAAAGCCCGTCAAGATCCCCGATCTGTTTATCGTGCGTCCCCAGGGAGAGACCCAAGCCGCCGTGACGCACAACAAGAACATCTACAAGGTTGGATTGCATCCAAAGATTCTCGAGGCTCTGGGTCTCAATAACAAcgagtttgtgtctgtgtacCGTGAGGGTGATCGGGGAGTAGGAGGAACCGTTTGCGCCATCCccgaggctgtggaggaCCCCGATCTTGTCGACATCAACGTGGTTACCGTGAGTGCAGGACTCAAGGACGCAGGAGCTCTCCTGTTTGGAGATCGAGTCAAAGTGGAGAGATATAAGACCAAGATGGACATGGCGAGTTTGGTCAGTGTGCGGATAAACACACCCAATTCCCCTGAACAGGCTGTTATTGATGCTACAACTACcgatctcaagaagctggccATGGTGTCTCCAGGACTCAGTATGGAGGTGAAGATCGAGTCTGGCGAGTACGTGAACGTCACAGTGACAGACGTTGGCGACACAGATCTTGGATCCTTATCACTGGAACAAtctgagctcaagaaccacGTTTCATATTGGTCTCCCTTGTTTCTGCTAGAAGATACACAAGTGGTTGTGTCAACTCGAAACTGCTGGGAGCTACCCAAAACTACTACTTACAAGTCCATCGGCGGCCTGGATCAACACATTGTGGAGCTTAAATCTACCATCGAGCTTCCTCTGCATCATCCCTCTCTGTTTTCGAGGTTTGGCATCTCGCCACCTCGAGGAGTGCTTCTTCATGGACCCCCTGGAACCGGAAAAACTATGCTGCTGCGTGCTGTTGCTCAGGAATCAAATGCACACGTACTCACAATCAACGGGCCATCCATTGTATCCAAATACCTGGGCGAGACCGAGTCGTCCTTACGAGCCATCTTCGAAGAGGCTCGAAAGTACCAGCCAGCTATTGTTTTcattgacgagattgaTGCTCTGGTACCTCGACGAGACGGAGACGAGTCTGGACAAGCCGAGTCTCGAGTTGTCGCTACTCTACTCACTCTGATGGACGGTATGTCTCAGTCTGCTTCTGCCAAGATTGTAGTTGTGGGCTCCACTAACCGACCCAACGCCATTGATCCTGCTCTGCGACGAGCTGGCCGGTTTGACAGAGAAGTCGAAATTGGCATTCCCAACGCTGAGGCCCGACTGAGCATTTTGAGCATCCAAATGGCTGATATGCCTCACAATATGTCCGAAGAAGACATCCAGTACATTTCTAGCATTACTCACGGCTATGTCGGAGCCGATCTGAGCGCTCTGTGTCGAGAAGGAGTCATGAACGCCATCAACCGaggtctggaggagcatgGCAGTGCTTTGAACGCTGTCAACTCCGGTCTGGAAGTCACCATGCCTGACCTTGAACGAGCTCTGCTGGATGTCAGACCATCTGCCATGCGAGAAATCTTCCTCGAGAAgccctccaccacctggAGTGACATTGGAGGCCAGTCTGGagtcaaggagaagctcaagcAGATGGTCGAGTGGCCTCTTACCAAGGCTGATACTATGAAAAACCTCGGAATCACACCCCCTAGAGGTGTTCTTCTGTACGGACCCCCGGGATGTTCCAAGACTCTCATTGCCAAGGCCCTGGCCAACGAGTCTGGTCTCAACTTCCTGTCTGTCAAGGGCCCCGAGCTCTTCAACAAATATGTTGGAGAGAGTGAACGTGCCGTGCGTGAGATTTTCCGAAAGGCTCGTGCTGCTGCCCcttccatcatcttcttcgaTGAAATTGATGCTCTTAGTACTGCTAGAGGACATTCTGAGGCaggcgctggaggagaacgAGTGCTCACGTCTCTGCTTACAGAAATGGACGGTATCGAGTCTCTCAACGGAGTCATGGTTCTGGCTGCTACTAACCGACCTGACGTTATTGACTCTGCTCTCATGCGTCCTGGTCGTCTGTCCAGATTGCTGTACGTTGGACCTCCTGACGAGCATGCCCGCCAGCAGATTCTCAAGATCCGAACCAAGAACATGTGCCTGGGCTCCGAGGTGGACCTAGAAGAGATCGCCAAGACAACTGAGGGCATGACCGGTGCCGAAATTGTTGCTCTCTGTGAAGAGGCTGGTCTGTACGCAATGTCTCAGGACGAAGatgccaaggaggtgaccaagaaggactttGATCATGTTCTCAAGGGAGCTCGAAGAGGAGTGACCGAGGAGATGCTCAAGTATTTTGTTGACTGGGCTGAGGGTAATTCTCCTGCTTAA
- a CDS encoding uncharacterized protein (Compare to YALI0E06633g, no similarity) → MSELLNNTPKKMNESIISGVSSDPSRLEFSLQSPALCLAWNEDSLVYGYNQGVTVLTRKPVVLGNAFASEWSFLSVEYHMGLACELIATCGAFVAVGHDDNTISLINTAEEDAIERTDVKRGHYDFVNGIDVNLDGMVASVGDDRQLLIYSDKLEVVHKIKLDGAGRAVKFQEDGGPHLVVLEGSNRLNVYDWEKGQFLYTVFSNDVVGGSKKIGCCGPPAAVKAVALNVGQNHADQLTVLGSGWWRKYSSANLQGGGGHTVPNKQGELYGSRQLSGAVFCVSNDTAVVVSDKKTLFYSLGTEKSIEVACDFVSGVEAAAVRAKGDLVAVAGGRALVLLNSAENESNIVRR, encoded by the coding sequence ATGTCGGAACTACTAAACAACACacccaagaagatgaaTGAATCAATAATCAGCGGTGTTTCGTCAGACCCCAGCCGGCTGGAATTTTCTCTGCAGAGCCCTGCTCTTTGTCTGGCATGGAACGAGGATTCGCTGGTCTACGGCTACAACCAGGGAGTGACAGTTTTGACCCGCAAGCCTGTTGTTTTGGGCAATGCTTTTGCATCCGAATGGTCTTTCCTGTCTGTCGAGTACCATATGGGTCTGGCATGCGAGCTGATTGCCACCTGCGGCGCTTTCGTGGCCGTGGGACACGATGATAACACAATCTCCCTTATCAACACAGCCGAAGAGGACGCAATTGAGAGAACTGACGTGAAACGTGGTCACTACGACTTTGTGAACGGCATCGACGTCAATTTGGATGGAATGGTGGCATCCGTGGGTGATGACCGACAACTGTTGATTTATTCAGACAAGTTGGAAGTGGTGCACAAAATCAAGCTGGACggagctggacgagctgtTAAGTTCCAAGAGGATGGAGGACCCCATCTGGTGGTTCTGGAGGGTTCCAACCGACTGAATGTCTACGACTGGGAAAAGGGCCAGTTCCTATACACCGTTTTCTCCAACGATGTAGTGGGTGGCTCGAAAAAGATCGGATGTTGTGGTccgccagcagcagtcaAGGCTGTTGCTCTGAATGTGGGACAAAACCACGCCGACCAGTTGACTGTTCTTGGAAGCGGATGGTGGCGAAAGTACTCCAGTGCCAATTTGcagggaggaggaggccataCGGTGCCCAACAAGCAGGGTGAGCTGTATGGCAGTCGGCAGCTGAGTGGCGCTGTGTTCTGCGTCAGTAACGACACTGCCGTGGTGGTGAGCGACAAGAAGACTTTATTTTACTCGCTGGGCACAGAGAAATCCATTGAGGTGGCTTGTGACTTCGTTTCTGGCGTGGAAGCTGCAGCCGTGCGAGCCAAGGGCGATTTGGTGGCTGTGGCAGGAGGACGAGCACTGGTTCTGTTGAATAGTGCTGAAAACGAGAGCAACATTGTGAGACGTTAA
- a CDS encoding uncharacterized protein (Compare to YALI0E06545g, similar to Saccharomyces cerevisiae JJJ3 (YJR097W); ancestral locus Anc_1.113, similar to CAGL0C04565g Candida glabrata), with protein sequence MNHYTILGLSEPPHVPELTSADLKTAYKQALLKNHPDKLQEREAYTGSVQITAITTAYACLSNSKLKKEYDLSLKNGANGVKSGPGSDVFDLTELEEREDADGMFSWYKPCRCGEAGGYVLTEEHLENNEKYYEGVDVQFHEIVVQCGTCSLWITVQYGVEEE encoded by the coding sequence ATGAACCACTACACTATATTGGGACTATCTGAGCCTCCTCACGTGCCTGAGCTGACTTCAGCGGATCTCAAAACTGCATACAAACAGGCATTGCTGAAAAACCACCCCGACAAGCTCCAGGAGAGAGAGGCATATACTGGATCTGTTCAGATCACAGCCATCACGACAGCCTACGCATGTTTGAGCAACTCCAAGCTAAAAAAGGAGTATGATTTGAGTCTGAAGAATGGCGCAAATGGCGTTAAAAGCGGCCCTGGTAGTGACGTGTTTGATTTGACAGAATTGGAGGAGAGGGAAGACGCAGATGGCATGTTTTCATGGTACAAGCCATGTCGATGTGGAGAGGCAGGAGGCTACGTTTTGACCGAAGAACATTTGGAGAATAACGAAAAGTACTACGAGGGTGTCGATGTCCAGTTTCACGAGATTGTCGTGCAATGTGGAACCTGCAGTTTGTGGATCACTGTGCAGTACggtgttgaggaggagtaa
- a CDS encoding uncharacterized protein (Compare to YALI0E06611g, no similarity), whose protein sequence is MNIKTAALPTLALQKTSISCCCGSSTCTNFCHAQKHISQLEATLRTSAEVGQALLAQVSVMKDQIDRLNGQVTTLHVENDSMLAHNKGLIADIATLSAKLAVSDSQIDSLNHELEESRKYQAKMTRVKLQTESLENQLELLEQVRESMQNELHTSESDKKAAQVRWRKTDMLLERLARDYEQLEQQAADAMASKSMASLRSNKTRYSVDSGNTLVDEYRLNHKKSETDVLRDELLATRSEVRDLKKQLDKHDVVLKKQSRELLREEDDEYDMDISPRDHANRVFQINSNMDRFVTPRKSINNLQSYNLPTHNLHTFNYPTPESLKATPTLYTPSRPGKRDPTNATNESKHTRSSSLPPTPVIDDVATFDDSFASNSDFDESPTRHASHLQKELRHFVSHETTLRNRFSDLYDEKLPSSCSRIPELSTELGAQAKLVRSTSFESIFSMAEGAECGPETEFIQGHDAHFGQFQRTTLASTSAAATFTTATPDSGLRNFDSRLLLSQVNSSNTPRVAKKESSGWGFGGMWSRIKSKEATTEVTEA, encoded by the coding sequence ATGAACATCAAGACGGCTGCCCTCCCCACTCTCGCTTTACAAAAAACCTCAATTTCGTGCTGCTGTGGGTCTTCGACTTGCACCAACTTTTGCCACGCCCAAAAACATATTTCCCAGCTCGAAGCCACTCTACGAACGTCGGCCGAGGTCGGACAGGCACTACTAGCCCAGGTGAGCGTCATGAAGGACCAGATTGACCGCCTCAACGGCCAGGTGACGACCCTCCATGTGGAAAATGATTCCATGCTGGCCCATAACAAGGGCCTCATTGCCGATATTGCCACCCTATCAGCCAAGTTAGCGGTGTCGGACTCACAGATCGACTCGCTCAAccacgagctggaggagtcgcGCAAGTACCAGGCGAAAATGACCCGTGTTAAGCTACAGACggagtctctggagaaccagctggagctgctggaacaAGTACGCGAGTCGATGCAGAATGAACTACATACGTCGGAATcggacaagaaggccgctCAGGTACGGTGGAGAAAAACAgacatgctgctggagcgGCTAGCACGTGACTacgagcagctggaacaACAGGCTGCCGACGCCATGGCTTCCAAGTCTATGGCATCCCTCCGTTCAAACAAGACACGCTACAGCGTAGATTCCGGAAACACGCTTGTTGACGAGTACAGATTGAACCACAAAAAGAGCGAGACAGATGTACTGCGAGACGAGCTTTTGGCTACCCGTTCTGAGGTCCGAGATCTCAAGAAACAGCTGGACAAACACGACGTGgttctcaagaagcagtctCGTGAATTGCTCAGAGAAGAGGATGACGAGTATGACATGGACATTTCGCCGCGTGATCACGCCAACCGTGTGTTCCAGATCAACTCCAATATGGACAGATTCGTCACGCCGCGAAAGAGCATCAACAACCTGCAGTCATACAATCTGCCCACCCATAACCTGCACACCTTCAACTACCCCACTCCAGagtctctcaaggccaCACCTACGTTGTACACACCCAGTAGGCCTGGAAAGAGGGACCCTACAAATGCCACCAACGAGTCAAAGCACACTAGAAGCTCATCGTTACCTCCTACCCCAGTCATTGATGACGTAGCTACTTTCGACGACTCGTTCGCGTCCAACTCGGACTTTGATGAGTCGCCCACCCGGCATGCATCACACttgcagaaggagctgcgCCATTTTGTGTCCCATGAAACGACTCTCAGAAACCGCTTCTCTGACCTCTACGACGAGAAGCTGCCTTCCTCGTGTTCGCGCATTCCCGAGCTGTCCACTGAGCTCGGCGCACAGGCCAAACTCGTGCGATCCACGTCGTTCGAAAGCATCTTTTCCATGGCCGAGGGGGCTGAATGCGGACCAGAGACCGAATTCATCCAGGGCCACGACGCCCACTTTGGACAGTTCCAGCGAACAACCTTGGCGTCTActtctgcagctgcaaCGTTCACTACCGCCACTCCAGATTCTGGATTGAGAAACTTCGACTCcagactgctgctgagtcAGGTCAATAGCTCGAACACCCCGAGAGTCGCCAAGAAAGAGAGCTCTGGCTGGGGCTTTGGAGGTATGTGGAGCAGGATCAAGAGCAAGGAGGCGACGACTGAGGTGACTGAGGCGTAg
- a CDS encoding uncharacterized protein (Compare to YALI0E06589g, similar to uniprot|Q6C1D8 Yarrowia lipolytica YALI0F17182g): MTRVYTELSINASADTISKILYQFQNYPKWNTFIKEIESELNDYSANPERLVGHDMEVVYTRYNGKKHAPIEVHVLHADKSKLQWEGHFYSNVVMKGIHTMEIEVVNDQKCIFKNYEDYSGVAAYGLEWTTFYDDKVHDYARMNMELKKVAESGGAKL, from the coding sequence ATGACTCGAGTTTACACCGAACTGTCAATCAACGCATCGGCAGACACCATCTCAAAGATCCTCTACCAGTTCCAGAACTATCCCAAGTGGAACACAttcatcaaggagatcgAGAGTGAGCTGAACGACTATTCTGCCAATCCCGAGCGTCTTGTTGGCCATGATATGGAGGTTGTTTACACCAGATACAATGGCAAGAAGCACGCTCCAATTGAGGTCCATGTTCTTCACGCTGACAAGTCAAAGCTGCAGTGGGAAGGCCACTTTTACTCCAATGTTGTCATGAAGGGAATTCACACCATGGAAATTGAGGTCGTCAACGACCAAAAGTGCATTTTCAAGAACTATGAAGATTACTCGGGAGTGGCTGCTTATGGTCTTGAATGGACCACTTTTTACGATGACAAGGTCCATGACTACGCTCGAATGAACatggagctcaagaaggtAGCTGAGTCTGGTGGGGCCAAGCTCTAA